One part of the Sarcophilus harrisii chromosome 5, mSarHar1.11, whole genome shotgun sequence genome encodes these proteins:
- the L2HGDH gene encoding L-2-hydroxyglutarate dehydrogenase, mitochondrial gives MLLLQHALVAPRMALVARLSRVAWASGVQTRGPVRRALSHGVGSQSHSSSGPDIYDVVVVGAGILGLAVARALLLRRPGLRVLVVEKEGAIAQHQTGHNSGVIHSGIYYLPESLKARLCVQGAGLLYAYCDQRGIPYRRCGKLVVAAEQAELPRLHALHQRGLQNKVLGLRLLSPHDIQLREPFCRGLLALECPSTGIVDYGRVAAAFAEDIREAGGSICTNFEVSRLDLAHDWPEVPIVLQSIWGAHVQAHFVVTCAGLHSDRVSQLSGCSPEPAIVPFRGDYLVLRPEKAFMVRGNIYPVPDPRFPFLGVHFTPRMDGSVWVGPNAVLAFKREGYSPLDFSAQDTWDSLRNSGLARLALRHAFFGAGELYRALSLTATVRQLQKLLPEITVSDVQRGPSGVRAQALDSLGNLVDDFVFDGGVGGLASRVLHVRNAPSPAATASLAISEVIADEVERRFKW, from the coding sequence ATGCTGCTGCTCCAGCACGCCCTGGTGGCTCCGAGGATGGCCCTGGTGGCTCGGCTCTCCCGGGTCGCCTGGGCCTCCGGGGTGCAGACCCGGGGCCCTGTGAGGCGGGCGCTGTCCCACGGCGTTGGTAGCCAGAGCCACAGCAGCAGCGGCCCCGACATTTACGACGTGGTCGTCGTGGGCGCGGGCATCTTGGGCCTGGCGGTGGCTCGGGCCCTGCTGCTCCGCCGGCCGGGCCTGCGCGTCCTTGTGGTGGAGAAGGAGGGGGCCATAGCGCAGCACCAGACAGGCCACAATAGCGGCGTCATCCACAGCGGCATCTACTACCTGCCGGAATCGCTGAAAGCCCGGCTGTGCGTTCAGGGCGCGGGCCTCCTGTACGCCTACTGCGACCAGCGGGGCATCCCCTACCGGCGCTGCGGCAAGCTGGTGGTGGCCGCGGAGCAGGCAGAGCTGCCGCGCCTGCACGCCCTCCACCAGCGGGGCCTGCAGAACAAGGTGCTGGGCCTGCGCCTGCTGTCGCCGCACGACATCCAGCTCCGCGAGCCCTTCTGCCGCGGCCTGCTGGCCCTCGAGTGCCCCTCCACGGGCATCGTGGACTACGGGCGCGTGGCCGCCGCCTTCGCCGAGGACATCCGCGAGGCGGGCGGCTCCATCTGCACCAACTTCGAGGTCAGCCGCCTGGACTTGGCCCACGACTGGCCCGAGGTGCCCATCGTGCTGCAGAGCATCTGGGGCGCCCACGTGCAGGCACACTTCGTGGTCACCTGCGCGGGCCTGCATTCGGACCGCGTGTCCCAGCTGAGCGGCTGCAGCCCCGAGCCGGCCATCGTGCCCTTCCGCGGGGACTACCTGGTGCTCCGGCCCGAGAAGGCCTTCATGGTGCGGGGCAACATTTACCCCGTGCCCGACCCCCGCTTCCCCTTCCTAGGGGTCCACTTCACGCCCAGGATGGACGGCAGCGTCTGGGTCGGGCCCAACGCCGTCCTGGCCTTCAAGCGGGAGGGCTACAGCCCGCTGGACTTCTCGGCCCAGGACACGTGGGACTCCCTGCGCAACAGCGGCCTGGCCCGCCTGGCGCTGCGCCACGCCTTCTTCGGCGCCGGCGAGCTGTACCGGGCCCTGTCCCTCACGGCCACGGTCCGGCAGCTCCAGAAGCTGCTGCCCGAGATCACCGTCAGCGACGTCCAGCGGGGCCCGTCCGGAGTCCGGGCGCAGGCCCTGGACAGCCTCGGAAACCTGGTGGACGACTTCGTGTTCGACGGAGGGGTCGGGGGCCTGGCTTCCCGCGTGCTCCACGTGAGGAACGCCCCGTCCCCCGCGGCCACCGCCTCCCTGGCCATTTCCGAGGTGATCGCGGACGAAGTGGAACGCAGGTTTAAGTGGTGA